A genomic window from Sphingobacteriales bacterium includes:
- a CDS encoding DUF1294 domain-containing protein — protein MYFSRYFFLINCVTYIYMGWDKLKAKTGGWRVSVFLLLLLNFAGGFVGGWTGMLTFRHKTSNSPFIRWMWLCTGLWILILGFFYYYK, from the coding sequence GCCGGTATTTCTTTCTAATCAACTGTGTCACTTATATTTACATGGGTTGGGATAAACTGAAGGCTAAAACAGGCGGATGGCGGGTTTCGGTATTTCTGCTCTTATTGCTTAATTTTGCAGGCGGTTTTGTTGGCGGTTGGACAGGTATGCTTACATTCCGTCACAAAACATCCAATAGTCCGTTTATCAGATGGATGTGGCTTTGTACCGGACTATGGATACTGATTCTTGGTTTTTTCTACTATTATAAATAA
- a CDS encoding DUF2130 domain-containing protein — MSDNKIKCPNCGTLIDIDEVLNHQAEEKYKKEFEEKYRNSASEFQKAKEALALQLREFEEKKAKENELFQKRLEQKLEEEKIKITQEQQSKLKEEYALSLQKLEEENSARKEENQALKNQRLELLKKEEALEEDKKNFELKLLEQRKAVKEELESKIKQEKDSEIDLLKKEFKIREEQQAKLIDEMKRKAEQGSMQLQGEKQELVIEEFLKDNFPFDEISEVAKGKRGADCIQIINTRNKSHCGSIIYESKETANWDNKWIEKLKQDKITANADIAVLVTTKYPKNIDRMTLIEDVWVCSLPEFKSLCFVLRDSLIKIDAATTSQMNKGDKMVMLYDYFTGADFKDKWTAIRESFIAMRMSIIKEREQMEKLWSAREKNLDKIIRNASNIQGDIEGISGLENVDINLLDE; from the coding sequence ATGAGCGACAATAAAATAAAATGTCCCAACTGCGGTACACTGATAGACATTGATGAAGTGCTAAACCATCAGGCGGAAGAAAAATACAAAAAAGAGTTTGAGGAAAAATACAGAAACTCCGCTTCAGAATTCCAGAAAGCAAAAGAAGCGCTGGCATTGCAGCTAAGAGAGTTTGAGGAAAAGAAAGCGAAAGAAAATGAACTCTTTCAAAAACGGCTCGAACAGAAACTGGAGGAGGAAAAAATAAAAATCACGCAGGAGCAGCAGTCAAAACTTAAAGAAGAATACGCGTTAAGCCTCCAAAAACTGGAGGAAGAAAATTCGGCGCGCAAGGAAGAAAACCAGGCCTTGAAAAACCAGCGGCTGGAATTACTGAAGAAAGAAGAAGCGCTGGAGGAGGACAAAAAGAATTTTGAATTAAAATTACTGGAACAGCGAAAGGCCGTAAAGGAAGAACTGGAATCAAAGATAAAACAGGAGAAGGATTCCGAAATAGACCTCTTAAAGAAGGAATTTAAGATCAGGGAAGAACAACAGGCGAAACTCATCGATGAGATGAAGCGGAAGGCGGAACAGGGATCCATGCAATTGCAGGGTGAAAAACAAGAACTTGTAATCGAAGAGTTTTTAAAAGATAACTTCCCGTTTGATGAAATCAGTGAAGTTGCAAAAGGAAAACGAGGTGCAGACTGTATACAAATAATAAACACCCGAAATAAATCACATTGCGGCAGCATTATTTATGAGAGCAAGGAAACAGCTAACTGGGATAACAAATGGATTGAGAAATTAAAACAGGATAAAATTACTGCAAATGCTGATATTGCTGTTTTGGTAACCACCAAATACCCCAAAAATATTGACAGAATGACGTTGATAGAAGATGTTTGGGTATGCTCTCTTCCTGAATTTAAAAGTTTGTGTTTTGTCCTTCGAGACAGCCTGATTAAAATTGATGCTGCCACCACTTCACAAATGAACAAAGGTGACAAAATGGTCATGCTATACGATTATTTTACGGGTGCAGACTTTAAGGACAAATGGACGGCAATACGTGAAAGTTTTATAGCCATGAGAATGTCAATTATTAAGGAGCGCGAACAGATGGAAAAATTATGGAGCGCCCGTGAGAAAAATCTGGATAAAATCATACGCAACGCTTCCAACATCCAGGGTGACATAGAAGGCATATCAGGGTTGGAAAATGTTGATATTAACTTATTGGACGAATAA